The sequence GGGGAATAAATCAGATAGGAAGTCCGGAGTGAAAAAAATTAATTTTATCATCGCTGCATCTGTCATTAGCTTAAATTTGCAAGGATGCTCAAAATATCAACCAATTTATAACATTTCTCATCAAGATTTACCTCTCCTTTCTCATGCACTTACGGAACAAGAAATTGGCAATATTATCATAGAAGCAGCTAAAAACCGAGGCTGGACCTGTACTCAACGAGAACCTAATAAACTTATCTGCACGCATAAACGAGGTAGACACCATGCAACAATCGACATAAGTTTTACCCAACACGATTTTTCTATCAAGCACATAAATGCTGGACATCTTGATGCAGGCGATGATCATGTTCACCGCGTATATAATAAATGGATTAGATTATTAGAAAACACGATTTTCGAGAAATTTGAGAAGCATGCACTTTTAAAGAAAAAATAAAAAGAACAGCACAATCACATGTACATTATATCTTGTCACTGGGAAATAGACCAAAATATCCATGGTTGGCCGTATCTCAAAAATACGCCAACCATTCCGCCCTTAGTGCGACGTCGCCTAACGACGCTGGGACAGATGGCCTTCAGAGGATTTTATAGCACTAAAGAGCGCGCCAATGGCCAGGATCTACCTTGGGTTGTCTCCTCCCGACATGGGGATTATCAGCGCACCCAAAACCTATTGACGGAACTCTCAACGCAAGAGCCAATCTCCCCGACAAACTTTAGTCTCTCTGTTCACAATGCTATTGCTGGACAATTTGCCATTGCCACAGGCAACAAACAGCCTCAAACAGTTTTAGCTGCTGGGCCAAAAAGTTTTGAGCTTGGATTGCTAGAGGCATTTTGTTTGCAGCAAGAATTAGGTCAGCCTGTCGGTTATATCTATTATGACCAAGCATTACCACAACCGTATGAACCCGAACTTAGCACGGACAAGATCTGTATTGCGATGATTCTGACTGATATCGCCCCCAGAAATAAGGAACCAGCTATTCAGATAACCTATACAGCAACAACAACGCCGGCCACTGACTCTAATGTTGATGGCATCTTGGAATTGACTCATTTTATCGACAGTGACGCGCCAACCTTTAATATTCCTCTTCCATTTGGTTCGTTTTTTATGGAGCGCATCCATGGATAAATTAGCTTATTTTCTGCGTATTTGCGCCGTTGGCATTGGTTTCATGAGTTTTGGCATCGGAGGCTTTCTTTTAGGTTCGCTTATTTTTCCAGTAATTATTTTGGGGACACGCGATAAGGATAAGCGACGTCATCGCGTACGCTCAATGATCCGTGTAACTTTTAAGCTATTTTTAGGACTACTTGAATTCTTAGGTATCATTAAACTTGTGGTCCACGATTTATCAAAGCTAGATCAATTAAAGGGATGCTTAATCATTTGTAACCATCCCACACTGATTGATGTGGTTATCATTATGGCGTATATGAAAAATGTCCAATGTGTGGTCAAAAAAGAGCTGTGGTCTAGCTTTTTCCTTGGTGGCGTCGTCCGAGCTGCGGGCTATTTCCGCAATGACACGGATCCTGAATTATTTTTGGCAGAATCAAAACGCCAACTTCAAAGTGGTGAAAACATTTTAATATTCCCCGAAGGAACTCGCACAAAACCCGGTCTCCCTCTTAAATTGGTTCGTGGATTAGGGAATTTGGCATTGGCAGCGAATGCTAATATCCAATCCCTGGTTTTACGATGCAATAATGTTTTCTTAGCCAAAGGGCAAAAATGGTATCGCCCCCCGGCTAGCCGAACAACATTAGAGCTCAGTGTTGGCTCCTATTTTTCTTTGGACCAGTATGATTCAGAAATGCCAAGATCTATTAGAGTTCGTGGCCTGATGAAAGATATTCAAACTTATTATAACAGGACGTTAAATCATGAATGATTTAGAAACAAAAATTAAGCAGCTTATTATTGATTCGCTGAACCTAGAAGATATTAGCATTGACGATATTGACAGCACAGAGGCACTGTTTGTGGATGGGTTAGGTTTAGACTCCATTGATGCTTTAGAATTAGGTGTCGTCCTGCAGAAAGAATTTAATATTAAAATTAAGGTTCAGGATGATGAGATTAAAAAACATTTTTATTCAGTAAGGGCACTTGCTGAATTTGTAAGCAATCAACACTAAGAGATTCACGATGACGAAAAATGAAATTTTCAATCAAATTTCAGACTATCTTGAAGAGTACTTTGAAATTCCTCGCACTTCAATTACCCTGGAAGCAAAACTATTCGAAGAATTAGATTTGGATAGCATTGATGCTGTGGATTTAATCGTAAAGCTACAAGAATTGGCAAAGAAAAAAATCTCCCCAACTGAGTTCAAACAAGTCCGGATAGTGGGTGATGTTGTTAACAAGGTACACGATCTTGTCCACCAAGAATAAGGCAAAACTGTTACGACGACTTTGGGGCGGTATATCCCTTACTTATCCCGCTCTAATTTATCTTTATCTAAAAGAAACGTCCGTAACATCGATTATCCCCTTATTGTATCCTATGGCCATAAATTTGATGGTTGCAGGATCCTTTGGGATGAGTCTTCTATATCCACCTTCGATGATTGAACGTATAGCACGACGCATGAAGCATGATCTGGATGAGCGAGGCATTGTCTATACTCGACAGGTCACTAAAATTTGGTTTGGGTTCTGCTTAATGAATGCTGGAGTTTCCTTACTAACGGCGCTCTATGGCGATGTAAAAATATGGGCTCTCTATAATGGTTTTATTTCCTATATTTTGATGGGTAGCCTTTTTATTGTTGAATACAGTGTTCGTCAATACAGACGTCGCCATAATTTGATGTAGGTGTTGTATGGGCTCTCCCCTTCCTTTCTTACCTCTTGAGCAATTATTACCCCATCGGAGTTCTGCCGATTGGACGCATATTTTCTTAACAAACGACAGTTTTAAAAAAGACTGCGCTCGACTATATACTTATCTGACAACGATTAAACCCTCTAGAATTATCTTGCGGCAATCAGACAGAGCTGCTTTTCTTGCCTCCTTATTGGTGGCGTTTCACACCGGCACCCCAGCAGTCCTACCCCATTTACAAGCCCCTGGGGCTTTAGAAGAACTTATTCAACCAGG is a genomic window of Candidatus Paracaedibacter acanthamoebae containing:
- a CDS encoding beta-ketoacyl synthase chain length factor — encoded protein: MYIISCHWEIDQNIHGWPYLKNTPTIPPLVRRRLTTLGQMAFRGFYSTKERANGQDLPWVVSSRHGDYQRTQNLLTELSTQEPISPTNFSLSVHNAIAGQFAIATGNKQPQTVLAAGPKSFELGLLEAFCLQQELGQPVGYIYYDQALPQPYEPELSTDKICIAMILTDIAPRNKEPAIQITYTATTTPATDSNVDGILELTHFIDSDAPTFNIPLPFGSFFMERIHG
- a CDS encoding lysophospholipid acyltransferase family protein gives rise to the protein MDKLAYFLRICAVGIGFMSFGIGGFLLGSLIFPVIILGTRDKDKRRHRVRSMIRVTFKLFLGLLEFLGIIKLVVHDLSKLDQLKGCLIICNHPTLIDVVIIMAYMKNVQCVVKKELWSSFFLGGVVRAAGYFRNDTDPELFLAESKRQLQSGENILIFPEGTRTKPGLPLKLVRGLGNLALAANANIQSLVLRCNNVFLAKGQKWYRPPASRTTLELSVGSYFSLDQYDSEMPRSIRVRGLMKDIQTYYNRTLNHE
- a CDS encoding acyl carrier protein — encoded protein: MTKNEIFNQISDYLEEYFEIPRTSITLEAKLFEELDLDSIDAVDLIVKLQELAKKKISPTEFKQVRIVGDVVNKVHDLVHQE
- a CDS encoding phosphopantetheine-binding protein; this translates as MNDLETKIKQLIIDSLNLEDISIDDIDSTEALFVDGLGLDSIDALELGVVLQKEFNIKIKVQDDEIKKHFYSVRALAEFVSNQH